One region of Culex pipiens pallens isolate TS chromosome 2, TS_CPP_V2, whole genome shotgun sequence genomic DNA includes:
- the LOC128092714 gene encoding uncharacterized protein LOC128092714, translated as MARRLDIRNKRQKPIEKQITDWRLGSWNCRSLNFLGFELALANELQPRNFDVVALQEVSLEEKQVLDWPGQQTNSRFFLSGGTDKKLGTGFIVRGKMQDRVFGFTAISERMCKLRIRGRFFNYSIINVHCPHEERLDDEKETFYAKLEEEYDSCPRQDVKIVIGDMNARLSWNGG; from the coding sequence ATGGCAAGAAGATTGGAtatccggaacaaacggcagaAGCCCATTGAAAAGCAGATCACCGATTGGCGACTCGGTTCTTGGAACTGCAGGTCCCTAAACTTTCTGGGTTTCGAACTCGCTTTGGCGAATGAGTTGCAACctcgcaacttcgatgttgtggcaCTGCAGGAGGTGTCCTTGGAGGAGAAGCAGGTGCTGGACTGGCCAGGTCAGCAGACCAATTCCAGATTCTTTCTGAGCGGCGGCACGGACAAGAAGCTGGGTACCGGCTTTATCGTGAGGGGTAAGATGCAGGATCGCGTGTTCGGCTTCACGGCGATCAGCGAGCGGATGTGCAAGTTAAGAATACGAGGCCGGTTCTTTAACTATAGCATTATCAACGTGCACTGCCCCCACGAAGAAAGACTCGATGACGAAAAGGAAACATTTTACGCGAAGCTGGAGGAGGAGTACGACAGCTGTCCGCGTCAAGATGTGAAAATCGTCATTGGGGACATGAACGCTCG